In Fibrobacter sp., one DNA window encodes the following:
- a CDS encoding NAD(P)-binding protein has translation MKNVVIIGCGLAGLGAAWRLEKEGVDPIIFEMESRPGGLCRTEREGDFFFDYTGHLLHFRNDIFQDLVFSLMGEKLNKRNRSAWIYSKNVYTRYPFQANLYGLPVDVVVECIYEYSKQYFSGSSGDAASFGDWIEMHFGKGIAEHFMIPYNSKLYRRHPAEMTPDCTGRFVPSSDLKLLLKGALSDNSGSLGYNTEFYYPDKGGIETLVGALCTGKKINLGEKVTRIDTERRKAYTSLGQEVSFDGIISTQPLPELVVSMGDGGDLRERVSELKHVSVLNVNVGVRGSLGERHWVYVPEEEFLFHRIGFTHNFSDHMAPEGCSSVYLEISYDPVMGIDRGATVERCIEDMRRMGLISGKDDIEAVNIIDIPYAYVIFDNRRVKALEHIRGALESIGIYSAGRFGSWEYLSMEDAFMDGWAAAEKMLKSRG, from the coding sequence ATGAAGAATGTGGTTATTATAGGATGCGGATTGGCGGGACTGGGAGCCGCATGGAGGCTTGAGAAAGAGGGTGTTGATCCGATTATTTTCGAGATGGAATCCAGACCGGGTGGATTATGCAGGACAGAGAGGGAAGGGGATTTTTTCTTTGACTATACTGGTCATCTTCTTCACTTTCGCAACGATATCTTTCAAGATCTCGTTTTTTCTCTCATGGGTGAGAAACTCAATAAAAGAAACAGAAGCGCATGGATCTATTCCAAGAATGTGTATACCAGGTATCCTTTTCAGGCAAATCTCTACGGGCTTCCCGTTGATGTGGTGGTAGAGTGTATATACGAGTACAGTAAGCAGTATTTCAGTGGATCCAGTGGGGATGCCGCCTCTTTCGGGGACTGGATTGAAATGCATTTTGGAAAGGGAATCGCAGAGCATTTCATGATTCCTTACAACTCCAAGCTCTACAGGCGTCATCCCGCAGAGATGACCCCTGATTGCACAGGACGATTTGTTCCCAGTTCTGATCTCAAGCTTCTTCTTAAGGGGGCATTAAGTGATAATTCGGGGTCTCTGGGATACAACACCGAGTTTTATTATCCTGATAAAGGTGGAATCGAAACGCTTGTCGGGGCTTTATGTACCGGAAAGAAAATAAACCTTGGTGAGAAAGTTACCAGGATTGACACTGAGAGGCGCAAGGCCTATACGTCTTTGGGTCAGGAGGTTTCATTCGATGGGATAATCTCCACTCAGCCGCTTCCGGAGCTTGTGGTATCGATGGGGGATGGGGGGGATCTCAGGGAGAGAGTGTCGGAGCTGAAACATGTTTCAGTGTTAAATGTAAATGTTGGCGTGAGAGGGAGTCTTGGTGAGCGGCACTGGGTTTATGTGCCTGAGGAGGAGTTTTTGTTTCACCGGATAGGATTCACCCATAACTTTTCGGATCACATGGCTCCAGAGGGGTGCAGTTCAGTTTATCTGGAGATCTCCTATGATCCTGTAATGGGGATAGATCGTGGGGCAACTGTTGAGAGATGTATTGAGGATATGAGGAGAATGGGACTTATTTCCGGTAAGGACGATATTGAGGCTGTTAATATAATAGACATTCCCTATGCGTATGTAATATTTGACAATCGCAGGGTAAAGGCGCTTGAACATATAAGAGGGGCTCTGGAGAGCATCGGGATCTATTCAGCGGGGCGTTTTGGTTCCTGGGAGTATCTCTCGATGGAGGATGCGTTCATGGATGGATGGGCTGCGGCTGAGAAGATGTTAAAGAGCAGAGGGTGA